A section of the Cervus canadensis isolate Bull #8, Minnesota chromosome 8, ASM1932006v1, whole genome shotgun sequence genome encodes:
- the CALHM3 gene encoding calcium homeostasis modulator protein 3 — protein MDKFRMLFQHFQSSSESVMNGICLLLAMVTVKLYSSFDFNCPCLARYNALYGLGLLFTPPIALFLCGLLANRQSVVMVEEWRRPAGHRRKDPGIIRYMCSSVLQRALAAPLVWILLALLDGKCFVCAFSSSVDPEKFLDFANMTPSQVQLFLAKVPCKEDELVRNSPARKAVSRYLRCLSQAIGWSLTLLLIVLAFLARCLRPCFDQTIFLQRRYWSNYVDLEQKLFDETCCEHARDFAHRCVLHFFASMQSEMRARGLRRDSACRGPEAPEKPEPPEGLDGGSGKAHLRAVSSQEQVDHLLSTWYSSKPPLDLTASSGLWGGGLSHRAPTVVPGTRASPHTDV, from the exons ATGGATAAATTCCGCATGCTCTTCCAGCACTTCCAGTCCAGCTCCGAGTCGGTGATGAACGGCATCTGCCTGCTGCTGGCCATGGTCACCGTCAAGCTGTACTCCTCGTTCGACTTCAACTGCCCCTGCCTGGCACGCTACAATGCCCTCTACGGACTGGGCCTGCTGTTCACGCCCCCGATCGCCCTGTTCCTCTGCGGCCTCCTGGCCAACCGGCAGTCCGTGGTGATGGTGGAAGAGTGGCGCCGGCCTGCCGGGCACCGGAGGAAGGACCCAGGCATCATCAG GTACATGTGCTCCTCTGTACTGCAGAGAGCGCTGGCTGCCCCCCTCGTCTGGATCTTGCTGGCCCTCCTCGATGGGAAGTGCTTCGTGTGCGCCTTCAGCAGCTCTGTGGACCCCGAGAAGTTTCTAGACTTTGCCAACATGACCCCCAGTCAGGTGCAGCTCTTTCTGGCCAAGGTGCCCTGCAAGGAGGACGAGCTGGTCAGGAACAGCCCCGCTAGAAAGGCGGTGTCTCGCTACCTGCGGTGCCTGTCACAG GCCATTGGCTGGAGTCTCACCCTGCTGCTGATCGTCCTGGCCTTCCTGGCCCGCTGCCTGAGGCCCTGCTTCGACCAGACAATCTTCCTGCAGCGCAGATACTGGAGCAACTACGTGGACCTGGAGCAGAAGCTCTTCGACGAGACGTGCTGTGAGCACGCGCGGGACTTTGCGCACCGTTGCGTGCTACACTTCTTCGCCAGCATGCAGAGCGAGATGCGGGCGCGGGGGCTGCGCCGGGACTCTGCGTGTAGGGGTCCGGAGGCTCCTGAGAAGCCCGAGCCCCCAGAAGGCCTGGACGGTGGAAGCGGGAAGGCCCACCTGCGTGCTGTCTCCAGTCAGGAGCAGGTGGACCACCTTCTGAGCACCTGGTACTCCAGCAAACCACCTCTTGACCTCACAGCATCCTCTGGGCTCTGGGGGGGTGGCCTCAGCCACCGCGCCCCCACAGTGGTCCCGGGCACCAGGGCGTCCCCACACACCGATGTGTAA